A DNA window from Nitrospira sp. contains the following coding sequences:
- a CDS encoding hypothetical protein (Evidence 5 : Unknown function; MaGe:77308891) has translation MTEPFFPQSLEAALDQRQIADWVLFISEVGREQIGQILRKGMRERHPVGNSIEAVRKVLDRETLPDAQPSHCTIPNNRHAALIIHQEMGYLYALAKNIRHGEACKYSPELKKVWVQSGNTKEPNDGHVSMHGQIVSFNEAFCNPVTGKLINYPRDPAADIAETFNCSCDTVLYRPLYGPLGQYIGPPKGRNLHDRSVLEYDPVSSSPTEEELVIYKLKVIAILGGEPGLVQSKLYERFGLEEKDKVGYAISSLKRTGAIYRENRGRSFALWLSEGADQRK, from the coding sequence ATGACAGAACCTTTTTTCCCCCAATCACTGGAAGCGGCGCTAGATCAGCGTCAGATTGCCGACTGGGTGCTGTTTATTTCTGAAGTGGGAAGGGAGCAGATTGGACAAATTCTGAGGAAAGGGATGCGTGAAAGGCATCCTGTGGGAAACAGCATTGAAGCCGTTAGAAAAGTTCTTGACCGAGAAACGCTACCCGATGCACAACCTTCGCACTGTACTATCCCCAACAACCGTCATGCAGCGCTTATCATCCATCAAGAAATGGGCTATCTCTATGCCTTGGCTAAGAATATTCGCCACGGAGAAGCGTGTAAATACTCGCCTGAGTTGAAAAAGGTATGGGTTCAAAGTGGTAACACGAAAGAACCAAATGATGGACACGTTTCGATGCATGGACAAATCGTAAGCTTTAACGAGGCGTTTTGTAATCCGGTCACTGGCAAATTGATCAACTATCCCCGTGATCCTGCCGCTGATATAGCGGAAACATTTAATTGTAGTTGCGACACAGTGCTTTACAGGCCACTCTACGGACCCCTTGGTCAGTATATTGGGCCACCCAAAGGCCGAAACCTGCATGATAGGTCGGTGTTGGAATATGATCCAGTTTCTTCGAGTCCAACTGAGGAGGAACTTGTGATCTATAAACTGAAAGTGATTGCCATTCTAGGAGGAGAGCCCGGTCTCGTACAGTCAAAGCTGTATGAGCGGTTCGGGCTCGAAGAGAAGGATAAGGTGGGATATGCGATAAGTTCTCTCAAGCGTACTGGGGCAATATATCGAGAGAACAGAGGGCGGTCTTTTGCTTTGTGGTTAAGCGAGGGTGCTGATCAGAGAAAGTAG
- a CDS encoding conserved exported protein of unknown function (Evidence 4 : Unknown function but conserved in other organisms; MaGe:77308889) — protein sequence MRNAIVIGAVLMASILASVVSSAQAAIKVSPPVKPWHVTQLAADTPICDSSTTFSYNVTWKPVFETWNPNRAPHVWKNYIVKTYNCAETSIIICDALCTTKASGCSIKQAVSWMRVSTFLTDDLTSTGSFMEISGILRPALTLVGKTWQCVGK from the coding sequence ATGAGAAACGCAATTGTAATTGGTGCTGTGTTGATGGCGAGCATTCTCGCCAGTGTTGTGTCGTCGGCGCAGGCCGCGATCAAAGTATCCCCGCCGGTTAAGCCCTGGCATGTGACGCAATTGGCAGCCGATACGCCGATCTGCGATTCATCGACGACCTTTTCGTACAATGTGACGTGGAAGCCTGTCTTCGAGACCTGGAATCCGAATCGGGCGCCGCATGTCTGGAAGAACTATATCGTGAAGACCTACAACTGCGCGGAGACGAGCATCATTATTTGCGATGCCTTATGCACCACGAAGGCGTCGGGCTGTTCCATCAAGCAGGCCGTCTCCTGGATGCGCGTTTCCACGTTTCTCACGGACGATCTGACTTCCACGGGGTCTTTTATGGAGATTAGCGGCATCCTGCGTCCGGCGCTGACGCTGGTCGGCAAGACCTGGCAGTGTGTCGGGAAATAG
- a CDS encoding conserved membrane protein of unknown function (Evidence 4 : Unknown function but conserved in other organisms; MaGe:77308886), translated as MHEFLLVLISLAGVAVLGFIAKAITPLIMIEFGLWVLAGGLLLGIPAGLWYHVVLYRALARRMTLPSWWWRRPVELHDRLTPAEFAPVRPWFVAGAAGFVLCCVGGIVAIAGLSVGPFSP; from the coding sequence ATGCATGAGTTCTTACTGGTACTGATCAGTTTGGCCGGGGTCGCGGTGCTGGGCTTCATTGCCAAGGCGATTACGCCACTGATCATGATCGAGTTCGGTCTGTGGGTCCTGGCCGGAGGCTTGCTGCTCGGGATTCCGGCGGGGTTGTGGTATCACGTCGTCTTGTATCGCGCGTTGGCCAGGCGCATGACGCTGCCGTCATGGTGGTGGCGGCGGCCGGTTGAGCTGCACGACCGGCTCACGCCGGCCGAGTTCGCGCCGGTTCGTCCCTGGTTCGTGGCAGGCGCCGCTGGATTCGTGCTCTGCTGCGTGGGCGGCATTGTCGCGATTGCCGGGTTGTCGGTCGGGCCGTTTTCTCCGTAA
- a CDS encoding hypothetical protein (Evidence 4 : Unknown function but conserved in other organisms; MaGe:77308890): protein MNRLILLVVVLMVGGCDIGRSYHNSDNMWKLGYSDTQLNERVYRVSYAGYSIPQNECDDFAIMRASEIAKGKGYKYFRILNESQSSQSQAFYIPGSTHTTGTVSSYGSFSATGYSSGFMGTSNYPVSTITIEMLKEKDDTPGTFDAELIWVSLSKKNGLEK from the coding sequence ATGAACAGGCTAATTTTGTTGGTGGTTGTGTTGATGGTTGGAGGTTGTGATATAGGCCGGAGTTATCACAATTCGGATAATATGTGGAAACTTGGGTATTCAGATACTCAGTTGAACGAGAGGGTGTATCGTGTTTCTTATGCCGGGTATAGCATTCCTCAAAACGAGTGCGATGACTTTGCGATTATGAGGGCGTCAGAAATTGCCAAAGGGAAAGGCTACAAGTACTTCCGCATATTGAACGAAAGCCAGTCTTCGCAATCTCAGGCCTTCTACATACCTGGTTCAACGCATACAACTGGAACGGTCTCTAGTTATGGGAGTTTTTCGGCTACCGGTTATTCAAGTGGGTTTATGGGGACGTCGAACTATCCAGTTTCGACAATTACAATTGAGATGCTTAAGGAGAAGGACGACACTCCGGGCACTTTCGATGCGGAGCTCATTTGGGTCTCTCTTTCGAAAAAGAACGGTCTCGAAAAGTAA
- a CDS encoding Antitoxin (MaGe:77308888), whose product MAITSKDIVSLSQARAKLTELCEEVRTNGTEKIITKNGGSCAALIDADRLDYYHRLEREQIHVSLLQEAVKGMTDLGKKRTLTLAQLKSRHGR is encoded by the coding sequence ATGGCGATTACCTCGAAAGACATCGTGTCACTGAGCCAGGCAAGGGCGAAGCTCACTGAGCTGTGCGAAGAGGTTCGCACAAATGGAACGGAAAAGATCATTACCAAGAATGGCGGAAGTTGCGCGGCATTGATCGACGCCGACCGCTTGGATTACTACCATCGATTGGAGCGTGAGCAGATTCATGTCAGCCTCCTCCAAGAAGCGGTTAAGGGGATGACGGACCTGGGGAAGAAGCGAACGCTCACGTTGGCTCAACTCAAGTCCCGACATGGCCGGTAA
- a CDS encoding PFK domain-containing protein (MaGe:77308883) yields the protein MQSTINALDFVTIEGLLAYGEQFARQPAIDGVSAPPAPAPSNDRAARARQAMERIVALVQHAQTGFSGAEAYRAARQAVIDEACAGDPLVFFAAWNRLLAEGALQPLLRAPIGSVLKPAHRRPVAIVPRAQLTPQLAEGRIVLDLGDERFWLLPRELAERTLFFTMRHGISRVESKTYRVGCRLANQLDAERGVPRADTVGAALALMVGVVGRQLDFLRLSNYLDPARFRHFITRSPNTRQLFERVEAALIKDSHAPTEAAYAPALESSDFGWITGVEKTVEAQELAKAFGVEVSTAKRLIKNPLYCYPGGNSFFDLYVDVIDGLHRMGDAHQGQVACLYTHSSTLRALMIYLDARPFHEAFTEFSDYKESQDNVVLLTYEQGRLSGYSTAVGLSERERAARDTWASVERIRKDRVTLKPRQIKRIVAVVSGGDFAGAGAALKELRVTGHRFGLEVHFARHGFLGLANNWIEAVTEEATRGMSSHASSPIGSSRFEAFKEEAVQQAVMRHLEPYLQDGALIVLGGDGSLRGARAIFEAFGVQVVGLPGTIDNNIEGTTSLGYHSAIALANQSIESLKATSAAMGTVFFVEVMGAGSGHLALACAYQARAEGLLVNEHPDPDAYIDEVVLGTLKRTLGVPNKSHLFVVAERTPHRHHRDGGVHGLLDYVAGVMAQWPQRDARPGLYALSQATKATILGHTLRGAPPTPEDKAIAQHLAYETIHRLVERPEDVVGGMLAYRERGVIETIPLHAVSPKQFDWDLFARMHGTELRNGLP from the coding sequence ATGCAGAGTACCATAAACGCACTCGATTTCGTGACGATTGAAGGCCTGCTGGCCTATGGAGAGCAGTTCGCGCGCCAGCCGGCGATCGATGGCGTGTCGGCGCCGCCCGCTCCGGCTCCGTCGAACGATCGCGCCGCGCGCGCGCGCCAGGCCATGGAGCGGATTGTGGCATTGGTTCAGCATGCGCAAACCGGATTTTCAGGAGCCGAGGCCTACCGGGCCGCCAGGCAAGCCGTGATCGATGAGGCCTGCGCCGGCGATCCGCTGGTATTTTTTGCCGCATGGAACCGGCTGCTGGCCGAAGGCGCGTTGCAGCCCTTGTTGCGCGCGCCGATCGGATCGGTCTTGAAGCCGGCTCATCGCCGCCCGGTCGCCATCGTGCCGCGCGCGCAGCTGACCCCGCAGCTCGCGGAAGGCCGCATTGTGCTGGATCTGGGTGACGAGCGATTCTGGCTCTTGCCGCGCGAGCTGGCCGAACGCACGCTGTTCTTTACGATGCGCCACGGTATTTCGCGGGTGGAAAGCAAGACGTACCGGGTTGGCTGCCGCTTGGCGAATCAACTTGATGCGGAGCGGGGCGTGCCGCGCGCCGACACGGTGGGGGCGGCGCTGGCCCTGATGGTTGGCGTGGTCGGCCGGCAGCTGGATTTTCTCCGCTTGTCGAACTATCTCGATCCCGCCAGGTTTCGCCACTTCATCACTCGAAGTCCCAATACCAGGCAGCTCTTTGAGCGTGTCGAGGCCGCGCTCATCAAGGACTCGCATGCTCCCACCGAGGCGGCGTATGCGCCTGCGTTAGAGTCGTCGGATTTCGGGTGGATCACGGGCGTCGAAAAAACGGTGGAGGCGCAGGAACTTGCCAAAGCGTTCGGTGTCGAGGTGTCCACCGCGAAACGTCTGATCAAAAATCCGCTGTATTGTTATCCTGGCGGGAATTCGTTTTTCGACCTCTACGTCGATGTGATCGATGGCCTGCATCGCATGGGCGACGCGCATCAGGGCCAGGTGGCTTGCCTGTATACGCACAGTTCGACGTTGCGGGCGCTCATGATTTACCTGGACGCGCGCCCGTTCCATGAAGCCTTCACCGAATTCAGCGATTACAAAGAGAGCCAGGATAATGTCGTGCTGCTTACGTACGAGCAAGGGCGCTTGTCGGGCTACTCCACAGCGGTCGGATTATCGGAGCGGGAGCGGGCGGCGCGCGATACCTGGGCCTCGGTCGAGCGGATACGCAAGGATCGCGTGACGTTGAAGCCTCGCCAGATCAAACGGATTGTCGCGGTGGTCTCCGGTGGCGATTTTGCGGGCGCCGGGGCCGCGTTGAAGGAATTGCGCGTGACCGGCCACCGGTTCGGCCTGGAAGTGCACTTCGCCCGGCACGGGTTCCTCGGCCTGGCGAACAATTGGATCGAAGCGGTCACGGAAGAGGCGACGCGGGGCATGAGCAGCCATGCGAGCAGTCCCATCGGCAGCAGCCGCTTTGAAGCGTTCAAGGAAGAAGCGGTGCAGCAGGCGGTGATGCGGCACCTCGAACCCTATCTGCAAGACGGCGCGCTGATCGTGCTGGGCGGCGACGGCAGCTTGCGCGGCGCCCGGGCAATTTTCGAGGCGTTCGGCGTGCAGGTCGTCGGCTTGCCCGGCACGATCGACAACAATATCGAAGGGACGACGTCGCTGGGTTACCATTCCGCCATTGCCCTGGCGAATCAATCGATTGAATCGCTCAAGGCCACAAGTGCCGCCATGGGCACGGTGTTCTTCGTTGAAGTCATGGGCGCCGGGTCGGGGCATCTCGCGCTGGCCTGCGCCTATCAAGCGCGCGCCGAGGGGCTGCTGGTCAACGAGCATCCGGACCCCGATGCCTATATCGACGAGGTCGTGCTCGGGACGCTGAAGCGTACATTGGGAGTGCCCAATAAGAGCCACTTGTTTGTCGTGGCCGAACGCACGCCGCATCGCCACCATCGAGACGGCGGGGTGCATGGCCTGCTCGACTACGTGGCCGGTGTGATGGCGCAATGGCCGCAACGCGATGCGCGGCCCGGGTTGTATGCGTTGTCGCAGGCCACGAAGGCCACCATTCTTGGCCATACCTTGCGCGGCGCGCCGCCGACGCCGGAGGACAAAGCGATCGCGCAACATCTGGCCTATGAGACGATCCATCGATTAGTGGAACGTCCGGAGGATGTTGTGGGCGGCATGCTGGCCTATCGCGAGCGCGGGGTGATCGAGACGATCCCGCTCCATGCGGTATCGCCGAAACAGTTCGACTGGGATCTGTTTGCCCGGATGCATGGCACGGAGTTGCGGAACGGACTGCCGTAA
- a CDS encoding Pyruvate kinase (MaGe:77308884) has product MRKAKIICTIGPASNTPPVLDRLIEAGMNAARLNFSHGNYDTHAAAIAAVRQAAERRQAAVAIIQDLQGPRIRLGELPAEGIDLSVGQSVRLQTMLARSGGQLGAQSVASRQATVPEIPVTYPYLARDVKPGARILINDGLIELVADRIVGGTVECTVTTGGKITSNKGINLPGTAVSAPTLTDKDREDIRFGIAQGVDYLALSFVRGPEDIVAARALVTACGGALPIIAKIERAEAIAALDAILDQADGVMIARGDLGVELSPEAVPLLQKRIILEANRRGRLVITATQMLESMTQALRPTRAEASDVANAVFDGTDAVMLSAETSIGAHPVETVQVMDRIVCVAEEGPEPGVNLTRHTDWGGMDFPEAVCTAAASAAKAIAASLIVVFSERGTTARLISKQRPAAPIVAFTLFEPVRKQMALYWGVRPYTMPQIEHTDARMDEAERRLKAEELAKAGDRIVILSGTRSGHPGGTNLIKLHVVG; this is encoded by the coding sequence ATGCGAAAAGCCAAGATTATCTGCACCATCGGACCGGCCAGTAACACCCCGCCGGTGCTAGACCGGCTCATTGAAGCCGGCATGAATGCCGCCAGGCTGAACTTCTCTCATGGGAATTACGATACGCACGCGGCCGCCATTGCAGCGGTCCGCCAGGCGGCGGAACGCCGTCAGGCCGCCGTCGCGATCATTCAAGACCTGCAAGGGCCTCGCATCCGCCTGGGCGAGTTACCCGCTGAGGGAATCGACCTGAGCGTCGGTCAATCGGTGCGGCTACAGACAATGCTGGCGCGATCCGGTGGGCAACTCGGCGCCCAGTCTGTCGCGTCACGGCAGGCCACCGTCCCCGAGATTCCCGTCACCTATCCCTATCTTGCCCGCGACGTCAAACCCGGCGCGCGGATTCTGATCAACGACGGGTTAATCGAATTAGTAGCCGATCGCATCGTCGGCGGAACCGTCGAATGCACCGTCACGACCGGCGGAAAAATCACCTCGAACAAAGGCATCAATTTACCGGGCACAGCGGTCAGCGCTCCAACGCTCACCGACAAAGACCGGGAAGACATCCGGTTCGGCATTGCGCAAGGCGTGGATTATCTCGCCCTCTCCTTCGTCAGAGGGCCGGAAGACATCGTCGCGGCGCGGGCGCTGGTCACCGCTTGCGGCGGAGCGCTGCCGATCATCGCCAAGATCGAGCGGGCCGAAGCCATCGCCGCCTTGGACGCCATCTTGGATCAGGCGGATGGGGTCATGATTGCGCGGGGCGATCTGGGCGTCGAGCTGAGCCCTGAAGCCGTGCCGCTGTTGCAGAAACGGATTATCCTGGAAGCCAACCGCCGCGGCCGCCTCGTCATCACCGCCACACAAATGCTGGAGTCGATGACACAGGCCTTGCGTCCGACCAGAGCGGAGGCCTCGGATGTCGCCAATGCCGTATTCGACGGCACCGACGCGGTGATGCTGTCGGCTGAAACGTCCATCGGCGCGCACCCGGTTGAAACCGTCCAGGTCATGGATCGCATCGTGTGCGTGGCGGAAGAAGGCCCCGAGCCTGGCGTAAACCTCACGCGCCACACCGATTGGGGAGGCATGGATTTCCCCGAAGCGGTCTGCACCGCCGCAGCGTCGGCAGCTAAAGCGATTGCCGCCAGCCTCATCGTCGTCTTCAGTGAACGGGGGACGACCGCGCGTCTGATCTCGAAACAGCGTCCTGCCGCGCCGATCGTCGCCTTCACCCTGTTCGAGCCGGTCAGAAAACAGATGGCCCTCTATTGGGGCGTGCGCCCCTATACCATGCCGCAGATCGAACATACCGATGCCCGTATGGACGAAGCCGAGCGACGGCTGAAAGCGGAGGAACTGGCTAAGGCGGGAGACCGGATTGTCATTCTCTCCGGGACCCGCAGCGGGCACCCAGGGGGAACGAACCTGATCAAACTGCATGTCGTGGGATAA
- a CDS encoding hypothetical protein (Evidence 4 : Unknown function but conserved in other organisms; MaGe:77308893), which produces MPNIYVVLNDGTVVVELWTGSVTHNELLAHQQRHLNDPSIKIGASVLVDAESAHFGTTAEQVKDIVVRYGEMTGRLRIGRKALLVNRETYDRALLLVKESEGYGVRGIIFNSLDIACIWLGLDIAMVRRQLQALKAQLESADSSVARKSGR; this is translated from the coding sequence ATGCCTAATATCTACGTGGTCCTGAATGACGGCACTGTGGTGGTGGAGCTTTGGACCGGCTCGGTCACTCACAATGAGTTGTTGGCGCATCAGCAGCGGCATTTGAACGACCCGTCGATTAAGATCGGGGCATCTGTGTTGGTCGATGCCGAGAGTGCGCATTTCGGAACGACCGCGGAGCAGGTGAAAGACATCGTGGTGCGCTATGGCGAAATGACCGGCCGGCTCAGGATCGGCCGGAAGGCGTTGCTCGTCAATCGGGAGACGTATGACCGGGCGCTGCTGCTCGTGAAGGAGTCGGAGGGGTATGGCGTGAGGGGCATCATTTTCAATTCTCTCGACATTGCCTGCATCTGGCTGGGCCTCGATATCGCCATGGTGCGGAGGCAATTGCAGGCGCTCAAGGCGCAATTGGAGTCGGCCGATTCGTCGGTCGCCAGAAAATCGGGCCGATAG
- a CDS encoding Sterol desaturase-related protein (MaGe:77308885), with product MATQDVIRIGSYLAVLTIMATWELIAPRRALTASKLCRWGGNLTIVALNTAIARVFFMGGVVAVAALAQERGWGLLNLVEWPVWIETGIAVVLLDLIIYWQHQVFHFVPLLWRFHMMHHSDLDLDVTSGVRFHPVEIVISTGVKALAVLLLGVAPLAVVVFEVILNATSLFNHSNVRMPLWLDRVLRYFVVTPDMHRIHHSTAVRETNSNYGFNVPWWDRLFGTYCAEPRLGQLGVKIGLDHLGPPVCLNLFMMLRFPFVSSLGRYAGRAQP from the coding sequence ATGGCCACGCAGGATGTTATTCGTATCGGCTCCTATCTCGCGGTTTTGACGATCATGGCCACATGGGAACTCATTGCCCCGCGAAGGGCGCTCACGGCATCGAAGCTTTGCCGGTGGGGCGGGAATCTGACCATCGTGGCTCTGAATACAGCGATTGCCCGTGTATTCTTCATGGGCGGAGTCGTGGCTGTCGCGGCGCTGGCGCAAGAACGGGGGTGGGGGCTCCTAAATCTTGTGGAGTGGCCGGTCTGGATCGAAACGGGTATCGCGGTCGTGCTGCTGGATTTGATTATCTATTGGCAGCATCAAGTGTTTCACTTTGTGCCGCTGCTCTGGCGCTTTCACATGATGCATCATTCGGATTTGGACTTGGATGTCACCAGCGGCGTCCGCTTCCATCCGGTCGAGATTGTGATTTCAACGGGCGTGAAAGCCCTCGCGGTCTTGTTGCTGGGCGTGGCGCCGCTGGCGGTCGTTGTCTTTGAAGTTATCCTGAACGCGACATCCTTGTTCAATCACAGCAATGTGCGGATGCCGTTGTGGCTGGATCGGGTGCTGCGGTATTTCGTGGTCACGCCGGATATGCATCGCATCCATCACTCGACGGCGGTGCGCGAGACGAACAGCAACTATGGCTTTAACGTGCCCTGGTGGGATCGGCTGTTCGGAACCTATTGCGCGGAGCCAAGGTTGGGGCAACTGGGGGTGAAAATCGGGCTCGACCATCTCGGCCCGCCGGTGTGCCTGAATCTCTTCATGATGCTGCGCTTCCCGTTTGTGTCGTCGCTGGGCCGCTACGCCGGCCGGGCTCAACCCTGA
- a CDS encoding PLD phosphodiesterase domain-containing protein (MaGe:77308892), with protein sequence MRRTASGYVKVRAVSGTHVVFLAFDIKESDAAGLMGFAIQRTDFIEGETVWLRGNKTFARIRPSTGIEDASSREHPFQAFQWADYSAKPGYKYKYRVVPMYGRPGALIEKPATSVTIGTEPLAGAKHEVHFNRGAIASQAFAKRFPGMTLDEAGAPAYAWLTRDLLPALLGFIGKAKGQGYSLHAAIYELKWPDVLAAFKAAHVSGADVRIIYHGKDDETGVANNKEIARAHIAALCVPRVNAKLMHNKFIVLSKNGKPVSVWTGSTNLSRNALYGQLNVGHAIHDKALATRFLKYWTELNDDPESNALKDWTGSENVLPPPDDADALTPIFSPRRGRGVFDWWIGLASEPKPLFMTFPFGIAADFRPVFDRNDAVLRFALLDKYVNGGNAASRAAAIVEIERIRRHENIGMAVGSSIFVDWVDGWHQEGRGIGVNVNWVHTKFMLIDPLGKKPVTLTGSANFSEASVTTNDENMVLIRGNSRVADIYFGEFMRLFAHHRFRESVKRHIEQAGSAAFSTWKPQDLFEDWRKWVPGHFKKNSERDIKRRYFIGG encoded by the coding sequence ATGCGTCGAACGGCATCGGGTTACGTCAAGGTCAGGGCCGTCAGCGGGACGCATGTCGTTTTTCTCGCCTTCGATATCAAGGAATCAGACGCGGCCGGGCTGATGGGGTTCGCGATTCAACGCACGGACTTCATTGAGGGCGAGACGGTTTGGTTGCGCGGCAATAAGACCTTTGCTCGTATTCGTCCCTCCACCGGCATCGAAGATGCCAGCAGCCGGGAGCATCCATTTCAAGCCTTCCAGTGGGCGGACTATTCGGCAAAGCCTGGGTACAAATACAAGTACCGCGTGGTCCCGATGTATGGCCGTCCCGGCGCGTTGATCGAAAAGCCCGCGACCAGCGTCACTATTGGAACCGAACCGCTTGCCGGCGCCAAGCATGAGGTGCACTTTAACCGCGGCGCAATCGCCTCGCAGGCGTTTGCCAAGCGCTTCCCCGGAATGACGCTCGATGAGGCCGGCGCGCCCGCTTATGCGTGGCTTACGCGAGATCTGCTGCCCGCACTGCTCGGGTTCATCGGGAAGGCAAAAGGCCAGGGTTACAGTCTTCACGCCGCGATCTATGAGCTGAAGTGGCCAGACGTGCTGGCGGCATTCAAGGCGGCCCACGTCTCCGGCGCCGACGTGCGGATCATCTACCACGGCAAAGACGACGAGACCGGCGTGGCTAACAACAAAGAAATCGCGCGCGCGCACATCGCGGCGCTGTGCGTCCCGCGCGTGAACGCCAAGCTGATGCACAATAAATTCATCGTGCTGAGCAAGAACGGCAAACCGGTGTCTGTGTGGACCGGTTCGACGAACCTCAGCCGGAATGCGCTGTATGGCCAGCTCAATGTCGGGCATGCGATTCACGATAAGGCCCTGGCCACACGTTTCCTCAAATACTGGACGGAACTCAACGACGATCCTGAATCGAACGCTCTGAAGGACTGGACCGGATCGGAGAATGTCTTGCCTCCGCCTGACGATGCCGATGCCTTGACGCCGATCTTCTCTCCGCGCCGCGGTCGCGGGGTCTTCGACTGGTGGATCGGTTTGGCCAGCGAGCCCAAGCCGCTCTTCATGACATTCCCCTTCGGTATTGCCGCCGACTTCCGCCCCGTGTTCGATCGGAACGATGCGGTCTTGCGATTCGCCTTGCTGGACAAGTACGTCAATGGCGGCAACGCGGCCTCGCGCGCCGCGGCGATTGTCGAGATCGAGCGCATTCGCCGCCACGAGAACATCGGCATGGCGGTTGGCAGCAGCATCTTTGTGGACTGGGTCGATGGCTGGCACCAGGAGGGGCGAGGGATCGGCGTCAATGTGAACTGGGTGCATACGAAGTTCATGCTCATCGACCCGCTCGGCAAGAAGCCGGTGACCCTCACCGGCTCGGCAAATTTCAGCGAGGCCAGCGTCACGACCAACGATGAAAACATGGTGCTCATTCGCGGCAACTCGCGTGTCGCGGATATCTATTTCGGCGAGTTCATGCGCCTGTTCGCCCACCATCGGTTTCGTGAATCGGTGAAACGGCACATCGAACAGGCTGGCTCGGCAGCCTTCAGCACATGGAAGCCGCAAGACTTGTTCGAGGACTGGCGGAAATGGGTGCCGGGGCACTTCAAAAAGAATTCAGAGCGCGACATCAAGCGGCGGTATTTTATCGGGGGCTAG
- a CDS encoding hypothetical protein (Evidence 4 : Unknown function but conserved in other organisms; MaGe:77308887), translated as MAGKRPVFTENFSANLADLEAFLGLKGRLAFNRLLDRLFDETIPTHCRFPESGRVFLARTIKSSKAEALTQKLRRLLKKGDSLRESILDDHLVLYLIRQDRIVFLAIKHHRQLSFDIKHFWQPE; from the coding sequence ATGGCCGGTAAACGGCCAGTCTTTACCGAAAACTTTTCTGCCAATCTGGCCGATCTTGAAGCCTTTCTTGGCCTGAAAGGCCGTCTGGCATTCAATCGGTTGTTAGACCGTCTGTTCGATGAGACGATTCCCACCCACTGCCGCTTTCCAGAGTCAGGCCGTGTATTTCTTGCACGGACGATCAAGTCTTCAAAGGCTGAAGCGCTCACTCAGAAGCTTCGTCGTCTACTGAAGAAGGGCGACAGTCTGCGCGAATCCATTCTGGACGACCATCTCGTGCTCTACCTTATCCGACAGGACCGGATCGTATTTTTAGCCATCAAGCACCATCGTCAACTCTCGTTCGATATCAAGCATTTTTGGCAGCCGGAGTAA